A window of Streptomyces caniferus contains these coding sequences:
- a CDS encoding AraC family transcriptional regulator, which yields MLERLNQAMDHIESHLDQSVDVRRLAHIAVTSEYHFRRLFSALAGMPLSEYVRRRRLTVAGAEVLAGERTLLDVAMRYGYGSGEAFARAFRVMHGVGPGEARRTGAVLRSQPRMSFRLIVEGSSSMRYRIVEKEEFRVVGRKARVPLVHVGVNPAIAEFVRGIGPETLQRMTELSDQQPEGIVAVSDQLDPSRAEGTELDYYHGVVTRAEAPGDMDVLGVPAGTWAVFESSGPFPQTLQYLWRDVFTQWFPSNPYQSRQGPEILRVRLSQDGAQADAELWIPVERSAA from the coding sequence GTGCTGGAGCGGCTGAACCAGGCCATGGACCACATCGAGTCGCATCTCGACCAGTCGGTCGACGTGCGGCGTCTGGCGCACATCGCGGTGACGTCGGAGTACCACTTCCGCCGGCTGTTCTCGGCGCTGGCGGGCATGCCGCTGTCGGAGTACGTCCGGCGCAGGCGGCTGACCGTGGCGGGCGCCGAGGTGCTCGCCGGTGAACGGACGCTGCTGGACGTCGCGATGCGCTACGGCTACGGCTCGGGAGAGGCCTTCGCCCGTGCGTTCCGCGTCATGCACGGGGTGGGTCCGGGCGAGGCCCGGCGGACCGGTGCGGTGCTGCGCTCCCAGCCACGGATGTCCTTCCGGCTCATCGTCGAAGGGAGCAGCAGTATGCGATACCGGATCGTGGAGAAGGAGGAGTTCCGGGTGGTGGGCCGGAAGGCCCGTGTCCCGCTCGTGCACGTGGGGGTCAACCCGGCGATAGCCGAGTTCGTCCGGGGCATCGGCCCCGAGACGCTGCAGCGCATGACGGAGCTGTCCGACCAGCAGCCGGAGGGGATCGTCGCGGTGAGCGACCAGCTCGACCCGAGCCGGGCGGAAGGGACCGAACTCGACTACTACCACGGCGTGGTGACCCGCGCCGAGGCGCCCGGGGACATGGACGTCCTCGGCGTCCCGGCGGGTACGTGGGCCGTCTTCGAGAGCTCCGGACCGTTCCCGCAGACGCTGCAGTACCTGTGGCGGGACGTGTTCACGCAGTGGTTCCCGTCGAATCCGTACCAGAGCAGGCAGGGGCCGGAGATCCTGCGGGTCCGTCTGTCGCAGGACGGTGCGCAGGCCGACGCGGAGCTGTGGATTCCCGTGGAGCGGTCCGCCGCCTGA
- a CDS encoding hydrophobic protein, whose translation MVPLLLVLLLALLLFGAGFALKALWIVAVIVLAVWLLGFVLRSAGAGGKRGRWYRW comes from the coding sequence ATGGTTCCCCTTCTTCTCGTACTCCTTCTCGCACTGCTTCTCTTCGGCGCCGGGTTCGCCCTGAAGGCCCTGTGGATCGTGGCGGTCATCGTGCTCGCCGTGTGGCTGCTGGGATTCGTCCTGCGCTCCGCAGGCGCCGGCGGCAAGCGGGGCCGGTGGTATCGCTGGTGA
- a CDS encoding DUF4190 domain-containing protein: protein MTSARIPVRTGPHPQADRMAVAAFVCGLLGVLVFNIVLGPCALFFGAASLYRGTVRRLRACLGLAFGALDIVLLVVLSSHSGTLSWHL, encoded by the coding sequence ATGACCTCCGCCCGGATACCGGTCAGGACCGGACCGCACCCCCAGGCCGACCGCATGGCCGTCGCCGCGTTCGTCTGCGGGCTGCTGGGTGTCCTGGTCTTCAACATCGTCCTCGGCCCGTGCGCCCTGTTCTTCGGCGCCGCGTCCCTCTACCGGGGAACCGTCCGACGCCTCCGCGCCTGTCTGGGCCTGGCGTTCGGCGCCCTCGACATCGTGCTGCTCGTGGTGCTGTCCTCCCACAGCGGGACGCTCAGCTGGCACCTCTAG
- a CDS encoding DUF3046 domain-containing protein has product MRLTIFWQRMADHFGAAYADSFARDHVMAGLGGRTVHEALDAGWSAKEVWQVVCSVMDVPPEKR; this is encoded by the coding sequence ATGCGGTTGACGATCTTCTGGCAGCGGATGGCTGATCACTTCGGGGCGGCGTATGCCGACTCGTTCGCGCGCGATCATGTGATGGCAGGCCTGGGCGGCCGGACCGTGCACGAGGCGCTGGACGCGGGATGGAGCGCCAAAGAGGTGTGGCAGGTGGTCTGCTCGGTGATGGACGTACCACCGGAAAAGCGCTGA